GGATCATGAAGCCAGTAAGGAGGACCtacatgttgttttttctttgtagcTGCCATTGAGAGTAAGTGAATTTCCTTTACAATGTGAGAGATGTGTAAGTGTGCccttctgtctcctcctcttaGGTGGCACGGTCACAGGGGAAGGGAATCTTCCTTTTCCGTAAACTGAAAGACATCATGGACTGGAAAAAGGTGATTCAGCCACACCTTTATATCCTGTATGCCTACAGCCTGTATCTCTAACCCACTGATCAATGCTAAGGATGCACAGGGACTCAGAGCTCCACCCAGTGCTTGAAATCATTTGTGTCCAATAGTGATGATATCACAGATATCACAAATACTTTCATCTCTGGTCATCCTCCGGCTTACTTAAGCTATTTATGACAGCCGTTTATCATGACAGCATGCAGACTTCTGTCAGGAAGCAGAGTGGCTCATTCACAGAGGGGGTTCATGTCTGCAGGATGGGAGTCGGTCAGAGGAGAAGGACGAGGCCCAAGTTGAGAGCTATGTGGCTCAGCGCTACATTGAGAACCCTTACCTCATCAGTGGTgcgtctccctgtctccctctgccgTGTTAAACTGCAGTCAGACCTTACTTTAATTCAAAATCAGGTCCATAACTGAAGTGTTCACACAAAATACTGTGGGTATGGTTGGAacttaacatttcatttatggtTATTTTGCAGGAAGAAAATTTGACTTACGAGTGTATGTGCTGGTGACATCAgtaagtatatatgtatatgtatgtgtgtattttttctgtgatcatggaatataaatgtatgaatatttttgGAGATAATCGGTGATCATTTGTAGAGAGTAAAAATGGTATCTTATGAGAGACTATGAataaagcacagacagagagagggagagaggagtcagactTACTAGACAGCAGAGATTGACAGACATGATCTTACTGCATGCATCGactttaaattctgttttattgcaaGACAATGTACTGCAGTAACAGCGACACACAGTCCTGAAATTTCAAGACAAAAATCATTTAGATACTATTCCTTTGGGTTTGTTTAAGCAGCACGCTTTATTTGAGTTGCTGTTTTGCTATTGTGTTGATGGGATGTAGCTCCCTAAATGTGATAATATGCTGTTGTGAATAATAGtcagctcaggaggaggaggccaggTCAaacatagacagagagagaggagtcaggtCCACAGGTGAGATCTTTCCACATTCCTCCCctgtaaatgtctttttataGTAAGCCAACACAGGAACTCATTGCTGAATAACCAAACATCTTTCAAAATAGTTCAAATGGCAAcctttatttaattatgtatgtatgtatgttttggAACATAACTgaggtttgtgtatgtgtgtgtgttcgttctTGCATGCACTTTTATATACGAAGATGTGCTTATGAATCTGTTGTTTTGGTTGCTCAGTATGTCCCTCTGAAGGCTTGGCTGTATCGAGATGGATTTGCCCGATTTTCCAGTACCCGATTCTCCTTGAGCAGTATTGATGATCACTGTATCCTTTTCATTTGTCCACCCAGACTTGaaaacactgtctgtctctatcaCATTTCCTGTGCAGCATGAAGCCATGCTTTGCTCACACTCCctcctgtgtgtgctgcatttgGTTTAACATTACTAGTTGCATGGATGGCTTTGCTTCCTCAGACGGACTCTGTATAAGGGGAGTTGATTtgagaggaggtggggggatTAGACTGCCCTTAACTGTCTTCCAGATGTGCATCTCACCAATGTAGCAGTTCAGAAAACAGCACCAGATTACGACCCTGAAAAGGTATGTGCTTcagagtgaaaaaataaaataaaacattatattgtCTAAGAAGATTGTTAGTCATTTATGCAGTAACGCATCTGAACAGGTGAGCAAAAGAACATTCCAATTGGTcagtctctcctctttctctccacaggGCTATAATTAGTTAACGTGTAGTCTTAGTTGCTCTCTCTGCAAGGCTATAATTGGTCAGTCTCTACTGCCACTGCAGGGCTATAATTGGTCAGTCTTGTCTCATCAGGGCTATACTTGGTCAGGCtctggtctctgtctctctgcagggctgtaATTGGTCAGGAtctggtctctgtctctctgcagggttGTAAGTGGCAGATGCAACAGCTGCGGCGGTACCTGACAGCGCGTCATGGTACAGAGACAGTAGAGACGCTGTTCAGGGACATCGACACCATCTTTGTACGCAGCCTACAGAGTGTGCAGAAAGTCATCATCAATGACAAGCACTGCTTTGAGCTCTACGGCTATGACATCCTATTGGACCAGGACCTCAAACCGTAAGACAGCCCCTCCCAATACCACTGCATGATAGATATCAACAGGGATACAgttagctctgtgtgtgacctTAGCACTGTGGAGCTGCCCGATATGCACATAGCCTTTTGATATTAGGTGTTGTCTCCTTGTCCAAGAGTTTGAACCCTCTCCAGTTTAGATGATGTTTGATTGGCCATATTTGCTTGTTCTGAGGTTGTGAAACTGCCATGCCTGTGCTCCTCCCTCCACAGGTGGCTGATAGAGGTGAATGCTTCTCCCTCTTTAACCGCAAGCAGCCAGGAAGACTATGACATGAAGTACCGCCTGCTGGAGGACACCCTGCACATTGTAGACATGGAGGGCAGGTGGGGATTGTAGAAATTACTTCAGTTTggtcattttcacagttttagtTGCTTTTAGTTTACTTttacccccaccctctccccttCCTAAGACTCACGGGCAAAGAGAAGCGTGTGGGGGGCTTTGATCTCATGTGGAATGATGGCCCAGTCTACCGAGAGGACATCAACCTGGAAACACTGGATAGCTCCTGcttcacagcaaacacacatcTAGGTATCTgttcatgctctctctctctctcacacacacacacacacaaaatcacatatacctggccacacacacacagtcacatataCATGGCAATACAcgtacatgtacatgcacacacacacatacttaacCACCTGTGCACACAGAGTCTCATGCTGACAATAACTATAAAGTTTGATCTGAATGAAATGGATCCTCctgtttccttggcaacagGCTGTGTCAATGATCGGaagcagcagctcagacagcTTCTCAAGCCCCTCCCAGGACAGAAGAAGAGCTGACCAATTGCAGCCCACAGCCATGTCAGGGACTGGAAAATCGGTTACTTTATGAATGAATACTTGTCTGGGTTACTGCACATGCAAATAGGGAATGTTCCCAGGCCCAGCCTACCATTTAGGCCCAATATGAGAGTCAAACTTGGAATGGAACTTTGACTTTGCTAACGGAGAAACGATTAATGTTACACAATCACAAAGATACACTAACAGCTACAATGAACACATGCAGTAAAGTCTTCTCTAAACCTTACTATGCTGTAAGAATTCCTTTTCTTGTATTTCTTGTAAAGCACAGAGCCACAACAGATGTTCCCAGTCAGACAGGCTGACAGACTGCTCTGGCTGGGCTTCCTACACTAACAgctcatgtgtgtgtatactgttttgttttgtttttttacttcacatCCTGTCATGTCCACACCTGCCCATGAACCTGCATTACTGCATTAGCTTTCGTGGAATATTTCTGAACATATTTACTATCATAAAACAGAGCATTAAAGAACAAGAGCTAAGTGATCAGACTGTCTAGCAATTGTACTGAATAGGTTTCTGTAGCTAAAGGTTGAACACTGTACTTGCCTGTTGACATTGTTGTAAAGCTTTTGTTTTGGCTAAATAAAACTTGTAtgtatttctaaaaataaaggTATTTGAAAACTTTGTGGTGGACCCAGTTTAATGGGTAATGACCAGTAAGACCGAATGTGACTTTTACCTCTTAcctaaaatgaatttgaattaacCCCCAAAAATCTGATTCCAATCAAAATTCACCTCAAGCATAGCTGGGTCAACAGTCAAAGCCAGCTGGAATTTTGCGTATCGGTAAGAGCGGGCTTCAAAGCGTGCATTTTATTGGGTGAGAGCAAGACTGTGAGAAAGCTTCTAAGAGTAACTATCAAGGTGACTTATCATGACAGCAAATAACAATGGCATCATGGCAGCCCTACTCAAGACGGTAGAAGAGGCTCAGTTCTTTCAGTGGCCTCAGCTAATCCAcacctcatttttcatttggagGAAATGTTCCAGTCTAAACCCAGATCAGATTGCAGCAAACTGAAAGACAGTTGAGACAGTTCACTAAGGCAGAAGCTATATCCCATCGTAATGGATGAATTCAAACTCAAAAACAAGTCAGTATAATCTAAGATCTGGATGTGccagatttaaattttttatcaATACATTTCTTGATTTGCATTCTTATATTCAATCATATTAGAAATCTTTTGCTAGCCCAGTTGTAGTCTCAGGTAGCACTACAATACAAAGCAACCATTTTAACACTGAGACATCAGAAAATTAAAGCTGTGGGAGTCCCCCAGTACGGGATGAGATATTAACTTGAAAACGTTATACTAACATTACTTAAGCTTGGTAAATCTGTTCATAAGATCGGAACAAGTCCGATAATACACGTTTGTAGCTTCAAGTATCAGATAATCACATGGAGTGTAAGGATGCAGCGTCCTGCTCTTGGCTTGTAATGCTTCCCGCGGCGCGTGGTGACTGCATTTCGCGCGCTAACGCCTGATGATGTAGTTCGCTCGAGATGAAACAACGCTACTAGCCGGTTAGCTAGCGAACTCCAGACAGGCTCCTAGAAAAGTGGTTAGCTAGTGAGCTatgtaacatttcacatgaaggaaatgttacttttaattttctgaacaaaatttacatgtatttaacGTACAAAGTAGAGAAAAATCAACGATCAGTTGTAGATTACCCAGCGATCTTAGCGGAGCAGTTGGTGAGTTTGTGATTGGAGACGTTAGCTCGCGTTAACGGCAGGGTGTGGTAACATCTGTTGCGcttaaatttatttcacttcaaGAATGTCTTCCCTTTAATTGCTTAAACATTTCGTGATGAGATTTAGTTGGCTATATTTAATGctctttacaaacacaaatcgGTGGTCCTGATGGCTCACAAAAAGGTAATGATTAACCTTAGGTTGATGAGATACAAAAAGCTGCGGAATACAACGACTTCCCGATGAAGCGCAGCACAGTCTTCAGATAACTTAGAAACCTCACGTGATTTGTCAAAATCGTCCAAATGTCGGCCTTTGTTCTCTTatttaaagttttgttttgttattgatgTTTTGCAGGTATCTTGCCGCTGTGACTATGGCACCTTGCCAGGACCAGCAGGTAAACATGCTGCTTCTGCAGACTCCCTCTGTGATTTTCTGTTGAGCCACGTCACAGCTACCCTTTCCTTAATTATGAGTCCACCATGAAACAAAAGTCTGAGGTAACATTTATACCTGGAGTCAGTTACAAATTACACCGTACAC
This portion of the Megalops cyprinoides isolate fMegCyp1 chromosome 7, fMegCyp1.pri, whole genome shotgun sequence genome encodes:
- the ttll9 gene encoding probable tubulin polyglutamylase TTLL9, which translates into the protein MSKNKTSGYKGPHGYQKRREGEGRSCIRYRCGLTNTIQDVLRQRPGWVEVKDDGEWDFNWCDVGWLRENFDHSYMEEHVRICHFRNHYELTRKNLMVKNLKRYRKILDRESGRLEAAKCDFFPRTFELPSEYHLFVEEFKKSPGSTWIMKPVARSQGKGIFLFRKLKDIMDWKKDGSRSEEKDEAQVESYVAQRYIENPYLISGRKFDLRVYVLVTSYVPLKAWLYRDGFARFSSTRFSLSSIDDHYVHLTNVAVQKTAPDYDPEKGCKWQMQQLRRYLTARHGTETVETLFRDIDTIFVRSLQSVQKVIINDKHCFELYGYDILLDQDLKPWLIEVNASPSLTASSQEDYDMKYRLLEDTLHIVDMEGRLTGKEKRVGGFDLMWNDGPVYREDINLETLDSSCFTANTHLGCVNDRKQQLRQLLKPLPGQKKS